Part of the Kamptonema formosum PCC 6407 genome, TAGAATAGTAATGCACATTTACAACAACACTGGTGTTTTCACTAATTGGCAGGATAACGTTGAAGATTTAAAAGAGGCATTAGCATCGAATTTTTCGAGTTATTCAGTTCAAGTTGTTGGTTGTACTGCACTATTTACGGCAAGAAAATAATAAGTAGAAGGGAGAAAGCTTTTGTTATCTAGAATGGCAAGATGGAAAAGACTTATGCCTTTTACTGATGCCGCTACAGGTTAGGGAGAGCCACAAAGCAATCTCTCTCCCCAGCTCTTGAACTTCCTACTGGTTTGAAACCTCCAAAAAAAAAGAGAGAGCCACCTTAGCGACTCTCCCTGCCATCAGGGTGCATCTAACTAACATAATATACCACTCTGGTAATGTGGGGTTATACCCCTTATTTAAAGTTTTGGTAAACAAACCGTTCTGGATTGTGATGTTAGTGTGAGGAGTGGGGGAGGATAGGGAGGATGGGAGGAGGATTTAGCTACTCTATTTTAGGGGTAGCAATGCCTCGATCGCTTGATGAGTAAAGCGTCGCTCCTCCTGAATATCGCTCAAGATCGACGCGACGATCGCAGACTGATTGAGATGACACTAAAGAATTACGATCGTCGCGATCGCTCCCTGAGATTGCTGCGGATGCAATTCCGCAATAGTAAAATGCGTACCTCCTGGTAATGAAAAACGCCAGAAGTTAATAAATCCGTTCCAAACGGCGAAAATCCCGCTCAACTTCCGCCCAGAGAGCACGGTTGTGAGGGTCAGTCCGCAGAGCTTTTTTCAGATAACTTCTCGCTTTATCAACCTGGTGTTCGCCGATCAAGTGCCTTCCCCAGCGCTGATAAGCGATCGCCTGCCATTGCCGCACCTCCAAATCATCAGGAATGCGCTGGGCCAAACCTTCCACCAGTGCGATCGCGCGCGGGAACCTCTGATATTTAAGCAACTGCTGTAACTGTAAATAAGAATCCCGCTTCAACTTTTGGTCAGCTTCCGACAGCGCCCCATTATATTCAATAGGTCGTTCTTTGCGAGTTACTTTAACTGCCTGTGGTTGAGGCCGCACTGTCGCCGATGCGGATGTCGAAACAGACTGTTTCCCCTCCTGAACATCAGGCGGCGCAACATCCAAGAGAAACTTATAAGCCTCCGTCAAGGCAATAAACTTATTCTTAGCTGCTTCATCCCCAGGATTTACATCGGGATGATACTCTCTCGCCAGCCGCCGATAAGACGACTTAACTTGCGACAAACTCGCACCTAATCTTAACCCTAACTGCCGATAATAATCTGCAATATCCATCTATTTTAAGACGGCAAAACCATATAAAAATATATCATTAGTTGGTGCTGTTAGCAATGATTTCTAAAATCCTAAAAATAAAATTGTGAGGTAATAGCTGTTCAAAAGCAGCGCGAGATTTGCGGCATACCTCAGCAAACTCTTCCTCCGAAAGTCGATCGTGAAAAGCTTGGATATACTCTCCAATCCGATGCACTTCCGAAAAAGGAACTATCACACAAAAATCTTCCCATTTCATTCCGCTCAACTCCGGTAATAATCTATTGGTATCAATCAAGACGGGAATTCTCCCTGCTGACATCACCTCCCAGAGTCGGTAACACCCATTATCGTCTCCCCTCATCGTCAATATATAAGCATTATTCTCGATACTTTCGATATACTCGGCTCTTTGGCGCTTTTTTTCTTCTAGTGGTAGACTATAAAATTCTCCTTTTCTTTCAATCACAAAAGTTTGTAGATTTTTCGCTTTTCGCACTTCATTAATTATTTTTTTTCTGACTAATTGTGCAATCAACATTCGCTGTGTCAACTTCAAATTCCGATTAACAAAAATGCTCCCTGCCATCGAGTTAACCATAGAATCCGAAAATTTAACATAACGTAATATAAGCGAATTTAGTCGAGATGGATATTCAATATTTCCTACAAAACTGACAGTAGGAATTGATGGCTTTGGGATATTTGCCTTCTCTCCTAGGTCAAAAATCCATTGGGGTGTGGGTATTAATTTTTCTTTTTTATCTCTGTAAGTTGACGATGCAAAAAATATTTCTCCTTGATAAGGCTTATACTCCGAACAGTTTGAAAAAGTGACGAGAGTCCGTTTTGATGCTGATACTTTACGCCTGAATTTATCTAATTTATCTTCCTTTTTCAGACGATAATAGTTTGCAATAAAATGTGGAATTACCACAATTTTCCCTGCATCTGCCAAGT contains:
- a CDS encoding J domain-containing protein, yielding MDIADYYRQLGLRLGASLSQVKSSYRRLAREYHPDVNPGDEAAKNKFIALTEAYKFLLDVAPPDVQEGKQSVSTSASATVRPQPQAVKVTRKERPIEYNGALSEADQKLKRDSYLQLQQLLKYQRFPRAIALVEGLAQRIPDDLEVRQWQAIAYQRWGRHLIGEHQVDKARSYLKKALRTDPHNRALWAEVERDFRRLERIY